ggccgcgtaTAAAATGGggcgcatgtgtgcacaAGCAAAAGCGTGGAACGTCCGCAGGTTGAAGAGGTcgagacggaggaggggaggagaacACGAGGATTGCTAGTCTGTGTGTTGAGCAcaggaggaaaaggaggccggaggggagggagaatTCGACATGCCGACACAACGAAGACCGCACCTCAGAGGTGCGCCGGTGCCCGTACACGGACGCATTTGCGGAGCAgcaaaggagaggaggggggagtaGTAGGCGAAGCACTTGGCGAATCACGGCACAAAGCGATGAGCTGATATGCGTAACGGAGAATACGCCACTCACGTATGCGCAACTTCTCTTCAGCCGCCAGTCCAAACACGGCGACTTGGCGAAGATGACGAGCCTCGTCGGGTACGTCACCCATATGACCCGCTCCaccttcttgtttttttgatctgtgtgctgctcagctcggggaagagaaaggggcaagcgagagagactCCTCAACACAAGTGCACCCGAGCATCACAGGCAGGCAGAGCCCAACAGAAGACGAAGGCTAATAAACACCCGGACCGACAGTCAgaaccagagagagagagaacgtcAGGGAAGCTGGAGAGAGAGTGGCAGAGCAAGAAAACGAGTGGCGTGAAACATGGGTACCACACACGCAACTGTTTACCTAACGGCCGCCACATGCGGTAAAAGAGGCGGTGaacagggggagggggtgagggtcAGAGAGCGGGAGATGATGTTCACTACTTGCACGATGCGCAAAGGGAGCAACAAAACAGGAATAAAGCACGCTCATgtagaggaggaaggagcaCGTTTTTCTTCAACGTGTCTGCTCGCCGCTGTACAACATAAGTTACCACTCTCcactccaccccctcccccaggCATGCCGCAcgccccatcgcgtggtaCAAAGCAGTGTGAGACACGCGCTAGAGAAATGCGCCGAGCCATTCATTTCAGCGCAGTCGCTTCCTCAAAACTTTAcccaccacccgcctcgcagctCGCTTCACGGTCGCTCCCCCGTgatgccggtcgccacctgaTGCATCCCCCTCGCTGTGGCGCTCAGGCCCACCCACCGGCAGGCAGTGAGGGCACGGGTGTGGGATGCGTTCAAGTCACGCTGACCCTGTGACCAGCATATGGGCAGTGCACACGTGTTCAGTGTTGCAGGTCGATCCAAGGCAGCGCTGTCCAGGGAATGACCGCCAGCATCAGTGGCGATGCATTTCTCGAACCTCCATAGGTCGTAggtgcttgaccctgtcaccactAGAATTCATTCGGCATTAGCAGGGATaggggtgggaggagagggggctTGCTTAGCTTCCCCACAGACAGAGGAAGCGTACCGGACCCTGAGATACCACTCACCGAGGTGACCTCCGGTCATCAGGGTAACTCGCGTTGCACATGCTAGAAAGAGTCACCCCCGCAGAAGATAGCGCACTCAAGAGAGGCGTATGTGCCAGGGCGCAGATGCATGGGTATTATGTGCTCGGCATGCCTAGCAGCGTGCCTCTCCCTTACAGCCCCCGTTTCCATACCCAGCCGCACAACGGTATGCATGGCACCCCTGGATTCACCTCTACAAAACGGCGTGGTCTTCGCCTTCCGCATGCCACctagggggagggggggggagggcacgAGATGAGCTGCGCATATGTGCAGGtcacagagagagtgggTGCTGGAGAGGGAATGAACACGCAgaacaaggagagagagcagcacaAAGCCAGAGGATGCATCGAGGCCTCTCACCTCCCACCGCCTCTATAGGTGTCTCATCACTTGTCACAAAGTAGGCTTCGAGAAAATAGAAGtgccgaaaaaaaaaacggaagcAAGCTATCCCAGACACcggagaagcgcgcgcagcacggcaggAGCCACTATTATCATCGGAATGAACCTCTGCAACTCAGAgggcaacggcagcaagagagagagaaacatgAAAAATACACGTTGagagctggagaagcagaTCCTGCAAAtggaaaaggaaaacgaaaatgAAAACAGCAGaagggagaaagaaaaagatgcCGGCGGCACACAAGCCAGATGGCCCTGTCCATGGGGATGCCGGTAGTCGACAAGAAAAAAGTGATGTCACACGTCCGTCGACGACAGGGCTTCATGCGGCGTGCCTGTGGTGCACGCGAACACACGCTTACGTTCCAAGCACATACGCAGCCGTGACCAGacgcgctggtggcgctTGAAGGCTACAGCCCATTGGggacctctctctcctcgcgctgcaccagcgctgaAGAAACGAACGCAGGGGGAAcggagacgctgctgtgATGCGTGGTGTGTGGGAAAGTCTGGGTGACGCCGCTGAGGCTCGgtgccgtggcagcggccgGAGGGTAGAGAGGGTGCACAACTGCGGAGCGCGACGCGGCAGGCGGCACAATGGAGCACGCTGACTGCCCCTCGGTAAGAGACTCTAGCACACGGCTGGAGTTCGGCTTTTGGATCTCACCACCCTTGTTGTCGATGTCTCCTGCCATCGCCGCAGTGGCCCTTGGCTCGCTGTCATCCTCGACAGCCCCGACCTCGGCGAAGCCGGTGATCGCCCTCTCTTTGGCGGCCAGGTACTCGGTGTAGTTCTCCAGGTTGAGGCACGTAGGCAGCGTATTGAAAACCTCCCTCGCAAAGCGGCCGTCGCTCACGTAAAGGATGCGGTCGGCGTAGCACTCGATGTCAGGATTATGTGTGACCATGATGCACGTCGTCTTGGTGCGGCGGTTGATGCGCATGAGGAGATCCATCACTTCGATCGTGTTCGCCGTGTCCAGGTCGCCTGTCGGCTCGTCAAGCAGGAGGATAGACGGATTGTTCGCCAAGCTTCGCGCAATTGtcacacgctgctgctcgccaccaCTGAGCTCGGAGGGGAGGTGGTTGATGCGGTTACGCAGTCCGACTAGCGTGAGCAGCTGGCGAGACCGCAGCCGCATTGCCTTCGCTGACATCTTGCCCAGTAGCGTCATAGGCAGCTCCACGTTCTCAGCGGCGGTCATGGTAGCGATCAAGTTAAACGTCTGGAACACGAAGCCGAGATTTTTCAGGCGGATGTCTGCCAAAACGCTCTCCTTGGTGTCCTTGTCGATGATCCTCCCGTTTAGCTCGACTGTACCCTCGGTGCAGGAGTCGATGCTGCCAATGATGTTTAGCAGCGTTGTcttgccaccaccgctgggTCCACGGATCATGACAAACTCGCCGCGTCGCACGGGCGCAAACGGCGGAGGTAGGTTGCCGCGTTGAAGGCAGTTCGTGTTGGAGGCTTTCtgtgtcgtcgctgccgcgctcgAGTGCTCTGGCTCAGCCAGCGTAATATCCTTGAGCGCCACAACACGCTCATCAGAGCCGACGATAGGGTAGCTCTTGCCCACGTGGCACAAACGAAGCACCACCGGCTCGGACTGCAGCACGGTCTGCCGCGACAGCTCCGATAAGGACGCATCGTTGAGAAGGATGTCGCGGCTCttcggcgcctcctccgccgtcacGGGGCTGATGTTATCAGGAATGCTGAATATCCCTGAAGACGGAGACAACTTCCCCACCGTCGCAGGCGTCCTTTCCGTCGTCGCCAAGGACATACGTGCctacgtgtatgtgtatggTGTTCGGTGctgtggagagagagagagagaggggggaggggggggggcaaggcAAGAGGGAGCAAAGCGGTGaaacaagagagaaggacgTCCTCGTAGCCAGCGGGAGAGTGGAGATGGAGCGGGTGATCGGCGCCAGCAAAGGACTCGAAGGAAAGCAGCAAAGCCACAACGAGgggacggaggagggggagcagcAAAAtaaaaacaaagaaaaaaacggGGGAGGGATCAATCAAGCACACGTGAAACGCGTACACCCACGAACGTGTGCACGACGACTTTAAGCGGCAAGACTAGGAATGAAGAACGCCAAAGCAaagcaagagcagcagccgcagcacgtaAGCTTGATCCGTatttgtgcgtgtgggcatatatatatatatgtgtgtgtgtgcgtgcgtgtgtatgtgtcgtTGAGGAGTGGGGTATCTACGCACAACAAACACAAGCGTTACCAGCGAAGCACACGAAGCGGTTACGCTATGTgcgagtggggggggggagagagcgagcgtgCAAGTGCGAGCTGTTCACTGTGTGAGGCTGCGAGGAGAATGGGCCGGTGCTCAGAGAGAGTGAATgcgagggagaaagagatagagagagccGTGAGAGTTATGAGCTTGTGAAGCGACTACTCACTACGAGATcagcgggggtgggggtgtggTGCTCGTCgcggaaagagagacggcgaGGCAAGACTTGCGGAGAGTAGAGGGGTGCGAGGGAAGCGTcgctgctcctctcccttcacTCTCTTCACTTTCCCCCAACGCGGCGCGCAGTGCTGCGCATGTATCCTTCAACATAGAAAAAGCGCATGCGCGAACGTACTATGGGCAAGCAGCTACTTCCCGACACACATGCTACAGAACGACGAATGCGAGCATCACGCTGCGCCCTTGTAGCCGAGGTGCGGGCATGAATATCGTGCTCCCTCCCGttgccgttttttttttcgtggtTCCCGCTCTCCCCTTCGCCACTGTtgtgccactgctgcggaTCCTTTTGctgatgcagcgccgccctcggcAACCTGCAAAGACAAGTGCCAAAGCATGcaagacacagagagagggagagaaatGATGATGAGCCGCCATCCATGCGCCCGTTACGTCAGCCATCGTAGGCAAAGAGTGAACACGAGAACACCGGCTGCGCCCGCCCACGCCGTCACCTCTTCGATGTCCTTCCTTTCTTTCGCAGCCACCGGTGAAGGTGCCCGCTAAGGCAGTAGCCGCAGACAAGACGATAGCAGAGAGCGCAAGACCACCACTGATGATTCGAGCGAGAACGGTCACTTGCAACTTTGTAAGACAGCGCGGCTGCATGCCGTGCGTAGCCCCTCTACAGCGCCTTTCCTGAACTGCTTCTCTCGCTTCAGGTCGTAatcgcacacacgcctgAAGGCATCCGGCGACACCAGCATATATAGCCATCGCACTGCCAGGAGACGCGGCATAAACAGAGTACAGCGAGGCACTCGCGGCACGTGATACCAATCAATCCGACCAATGCTCATGAGAGCCGGTCGATTCGCCTAAAGGCTCTGTGCGCAGCGATGTACAGTTCACGGCGCGTGCACCGTGACTCCGTCAACGTCCCCTCAACATTGTGGGgcccgcctcttcctctcgcgTCCTTTCCTCTTCTATTGAATTCGCTTCCCTCGCCCAAAATCGAGCTACAGAGCCGCGCCAAAAGCGAGCACCACAACAAGGAGAACGAAATAGAGAGGGAAACACCTAGAAGCACAAGAGCAGGCGCCACAACAGAGCAATACCCCGATGAAgtcacagcagcggcgaacACACAACAAAAGAGCCCACAGAGATGCTGCGTTGCAgagacgccgacgcgcgtgtgcaaGAGAGGGCCGCACGATAGCACAAGACAACGAGTGAGAGGAGTCGAGAGCGCTCTCCCACGCACACCGCAACGCCCACTGCACTCTCTTCGCCTGAGCAGCCTGCTCATTCGTCCAGACACAGGTCAGCCGATCGAcgcacacaaccacagctcacctACCCTCGCAGGGGTGCGGCGGAATCCTTGTCGACTAGGACAAGCCGGCCCGCCGTCCAATCGGCCCACACGGAGACTCGGCTGGACGGCACGCCCTGATCCAGGCGGGCCGCGCCCAgcgtcctgctcgagggcggaggcNNNNNNNNNNNNNNNNNNNNNNNNNNNNNNNNNNNNNNNNNNNNNNNNNNNNNNNNNNNNNNNNNNNNNNNNNNNNNNNNNNNNNNNNNNNNNNNNNNNNNNNNNNNNNNNNNNNNNNNNNNNNNNNNNNNNNNNNNNNNNNNNNNNNNNNNNNNNNNNNNNNNNNNNNNNNNNNNNNNNNNNNNNNNNNNNNNNNNNNNNNNNNNNNNNNNNNNNNNNNNNNNNNNNNNNNNNNNNNNNNNNNNNNNNNNNNNNNNNNNNNNNNNNNNNNNNNNNNNNNNNNNNNNNNNNNNNNNNNNNNNNNNNNNNNNNNNNNNNNNNNNNNNNNNNNNNNNNNN
The nucleotide sequence above comes from Leishmania donovani BPK282A1 complete genome, chromosome 29. Encoded proteins:
- a CDS encoding ATP-binding cassette protein subfamily H, member 2, putative; the encoded protein is MSLATTERTPATVGKLSPSSGIFSIPDNISPVTAEEAPKSRDILLNDASLSELSRQTVLQSEPVVLRLCHVGKSYPIVGSDERVVALKDITLAEPEHSSAAATTQKASNTNCLQRGNLPPPFAPVRRGEFVMIRGPSGGGKTTLLNIIGSIDSCTEGTVELNGRIIDKDTKESVLADIRLKNLGFVFQTFNLIATMTAAENVELPMTLLGKMSAKAMRLRSRQLLTLVGLRNRINHLPSELSGGEQQRVTIARSLANNPSILLLDEPTGDLDTANTIEVMDLLMRINRRTKTTCIMVTHNPDIECYADRILYVSDGRFAREVFNTLPTCLNLENYTEYLAAKERAITGFAEVGAVEDDSEPRATAAMAGDIDNKGGEIQKPNSSRVLESLTEGQSACSIVPPAASRSAVVHPLYPPAAATAPSLSGVTQTFPHTTHHSSVSVPPAFVSSALVQREEREVPNGL